A DNA window from Clavibacter sepedonicus contains the following coding sequences:
- a CDS encoding MerR family transcriptional regulator encodes MTRPAGTATMQIGELAERTGLSHRTLRHYDETGLLRPSGRSEGGFRLYTDDDLERLLLIRRMKPLGFSLEEMMRLLEVSDALDAAGPDDDTASLRADLAAFVADAEERRRRLAEHLAMADEFLDRLRAR; translated from the coding sequence ATGACGCGCCCTGCCGGCACCGCGACCATGCAGATCGGCGAGCTCGCCGAGCGCACCGGCCTGTCGCACCGCACGCTCCGCCACTACGACGAGACCGGCCTCCTGCGCCCGTCCGGCCGCTCCGAGGGCGGCTTCCGCCTCTACACCGACGACGACCTGGAGCGCCTCCTCCTCATCCGCCGGATGAAGCCGCTCGGCTTCTCGCTCGAGGAGATGATGCGCCTGCTCGAGGTCTCGGACGCCCTCGACGCCGCCGGCCCGGACGACGACACCGCGTCCTTGCGCGCGGATCTCGCCGCCTTCGTCGCCGACGCCGAGGAGCGCCGCCGCCGCCTCGCCGAGCACCTCGCCATGGCCGACGAGTTCCTCGACCGCCTCCGAGCCCGCTGA
- a CDS encoding glycosyltransferase: MRIAFVSLHTSPIQTPSTGDAGGLNVYLLELARSLGRQGHEVRLITRATDPADPAVLPVAPGVELLSLRAGPVGPLAKEELPGITDAFADALAALPPADVVHAHYWLSAVAALPVARAWGVPHVLTLHSVSAGKNRRLVAGDTPEPASRLADEGRLVRASDLVVASAASEKRLLVEAYDADPAAVHVVAPGVEEAFLREPSGRDGGGRVRIVLLGRIQPLKGQDVALRAMALLDPATRPLLVIAGGISPGRDAYAASLHALVRSLGLEDDVVFVGALDREATARVLAGAHLALMPSAAETYGLVALEAAACGTPVVASRTEGLVDSVRDGVSGVFVPTRDPADWARAIRDLLADRPALARLSASARAHAARRTWDVAAADVAEEYRALRERLQEPSRERSRGRGAAGAAGRADPAAVARD; this comes from the coding sequence ATGAGGATCGCGTTCGTCTCGCTGCACACGTCGCCGATCCAGACCCCGAGCACCGGCGACGCAGGCGGGCTGAACGTCTACCTGCTGGAGCTCGCGCGGAGCCTCGGACGGCAGGGGCACGAGGTGCGGCTGATCACGCGCGCCACGGATCCGGCCGATCCGGCGGTGCTGCCCGTCGCGCCGGGCGTCGAGCTGCTGTCGCTGCGGGCGGGGCCGGTCGGGCCGCTTGCGAAGGAGGAGCTGCCCGGGATCACGGACGCGTTCGCCGACGCCCTCGCCGCGCTGCCGCCGGCCGACGTCGTGCACGCGCACTACTGGCTGTCGGCCGTGGCGGCCCTGCCGGTCGCGCGCGCGTGGGGCGTGCCGCACGTGCTGACCCTCCACTCGGTGTCCGCGGGCAAGAACCGCCGGCTCGTGGCGGGGGACACCCCGGAGCCCGCGTCCCGGCTCGCGGACGAGGGGCGGCTCGTGCGCGCGTCCGACCTCGTGGTCGCGTCCGCGGCGTCGGAGAAGCGGCTGCTCGTGGAGGCGTACGACGCGGATCCCGCCGCCGTGCACGTCGTGGCGCCGGGCGTGGAGGAGGCGTTCCTGCGGGAGCCGTCGGGCCGCGACGGCGGCGGGCGGGTGCGGATCGTGCTGCTCGGGCGGATCCAGCCGCTGAAGGGGCAGGACGTCGCGCTGCGGGCCATGGCCCTGCTGGATCCGGCGACCCGGCCCCTGCTCGTGATCGCCGGCGGCATCTCGCCCGGCCGGGACGCGTACGCGGCGAGCCTGCACGCGCTCGTGCGCTCGCTCGGCCTCGAGGACGACGTCGTCTTCGTGGGTGCGCTCGATCGGGAGGCGACCGCCCGCGTCCTCGCCGGCGCGCACCTCGCGCTCATGCCGTCGGCGGCGGAGACCTACGGGCTCGTGGCGCTCGAGGCCGCGGCGTGCGGCACGCCCGTCGTCGCGTCGCGGACGGAGGGGCTCGTCGACTCGGTACGGGACGGCGTGAGCGGCGTGTTCGTGCCGACGCGGGATCCCGCCGACTGGGCCCGCGCGATCCGCGACCTGCTCGCCGACCGTCCCGCCCTCGCGCGGCTCTCGGCCTCAGCGCGGGCGCACGCGGCCCGGCGCACGTGGGACGTCGCGGCGGCGGACGTGGCGGAGGAGTACCGCGCGCTGCGGGAGCGGCTTCAGGAGCCCTCCCGCGAGCGGTCGCGGGGGCGGGGCGCTGCGGGTGCCGCGGGGCGCGCGGACCCGGCGGCCGTCGCCCGGGACTGA